Genomic DNA from uncultured Acetobacterium sp.:
GGAAATCCGGCTTTGACAAACTGGCTTTCGACATTGGTAGATAAGACAAAGTATTCTTTCTGCCTGACCAATTCAAAGATCTCCTGATACAGTGATGTAGCCGGCATGGCGTAGCGATTAACGTCAATGTGTCTGGCCCAATGCGCCCAGGATTCCGCTTCGGTTTCAAAGGGATAGAATGATCCGGAGTACATGTCCGTGATCCCGTACTTCTCGATAAAATCGGCAAAGTTATCGGTAAACCGTTTCCCGCCATAATCCAAACCAGCGGCTGCCGAAAGTCCGGCACCACCACCAATTAGAATAACTTCACTTTTTTTTATGGCTTCTCTGGCCGCATTGATGCGCTGCTCTAAATTGTTCATTTCTAATCCTCTTAAATTTCTATTGATCATTTTCTTTTTTTTATTCCCAGATGGTTTTTTAGCCAATGGGACAACAGGTCATACAAGGGCTGCACTTTTCAACGCTGTGGTGTCAATTATCACTATTCAGATGAAGAGTTCAATCATATTGTGATATGGTTTATTCTAACACAAACAAAGGAACCATATGATGTCAAAATTGTGTGTAAAATAATATTGTTCTCCGGCCTGCAGATTTTTGTAAAAAAAAGCATCCGTTGTTTACTCTGACAACAGATGCTTAATAATTATTTAAGACTTGTAAAAAATCATCCCAGAATCGCTTTTTTAAAATTACTCATCATCAATTAGATTGATTGATCCGCATAATAAATCAACATGCTCAGATATGCCGTATTCTCACCGATATTCCGATAGGCATGTGAAACATCCGCTTTAAATCTAATGGAATCGCCTTTTTTCAGGCAGTGTGGTGTATCGTTGATTAAAATTTCGACGACGCCTTCAAAAACGGTGACATACTCTTCAGTTCCCAGAATATGCGCCGGTGAGGACATCTTGCCCTCTGGCGCAATTTCAATCCGATAGGTTTCAAACAGTTTTTTTTCCTCAAAAGGGAAAACCGGGTAATTGATATATTTCCCATCATCTTCTATTAACGGAATAACTGATTCTGCGGAGATGATCATCGTTTCTTCGGATTGGATATTCAACAAAGAAGAAAATGAGGTTTTGTAGCCCTCAGCAATTTTCCATAAAACCGAAATAGTCGGATTGACATCCCCTTTTTCAATCTGCGCCAACATGCTGCGTGAAACACCGGTCGTTTTAGCCGCAGCATCCAGGGTCAATTTTTTTGATTCGCGGATATTTTTGATATTTTTTCCCACAATTAAATTGATATTCAAAAGAAACCTCCTAATTAATCGCTCGATGTATTGACAATATATGAAACTAATAGTACAATATATAAAATTCTTATATATTGTACTATTAGTATACTATATTCATCATCGGAGGTCAATCTCATGTTCAATTTGTTCAATTTTTTAACCTATGCCGTGATTACCGCCATCACACCCGGCCCCAACAATATCATGTCAATGTCAATTGCCAGACAATATGGATTCAAACGTTCGCTACCTTTTAATTTTGGTGTCTTTGCGGGATTTTCGGTAGTGATGCTGATCTGCACCTATTTTTTCGCAACCCTTTCATCCGTGATTCCAATGATCAAGGCACCAATGATTCTAATTGGCGCAATTTATATGCTTTATCTAGCCTGGATAACTTTTAAAAGTACTTCCAAAATCGAAGAAAGCCATGTCAGTAGTGGCTTTCTCAACGGCTTGATGCTGCAATTTATTAATCCCAAAGTTTATCTTTACTGCCTAATCTCGATGGAGGTGTATATCCTCCCCAATTTTAGCAGACAACCGGGTATCCTTTTTGCTTTTGCCCTGTTATTAGCTCTGATCGGTTTTGGTTTTACCCTGTGTTGGTCGGTTTTCGGCACTTTGTTTCAGCGACTTTTCTCAACATATGCCCGGTTAATCAATACCATTCTGGCGCTGCTGCTTGTTTATTGTGCGATTGCGCTTTTTTTTGAATAATTGAGCAGAGGACGGTTTACTTATGTAGACCGTTAACGGATTACTATAAACGATTTTCCAATCCGGATTTGCCGCGGCTGGTTAATTCGAATGCTTACCAGTTTTACTGTTTTATCAAAAAAACGACAGTTGCCCATCAACATAGGACAGCTGTCTGGCGGCTTTAATAATATCCCCATCCATGGCATTGCCAATTAAAAAGGACGAATTTGGATCGTGGCTGGCCATATTATGTTTGACGGTTTGATCGTCGTGATTGGCATAGCAGTAGCGACAGCCGTGACCGCAGCTATTGTAGACGCCGATATCACTGCCCAGCAGACAGTCACAGCCTTCTCGGCTGGTATGACGGTTTTTAGGGACCTTCAGGCTGGTGCCGATGGCCCGCTCCAGAACTGCTTGGGTCATACAGCCCGAGCAGTCAACTCCGTAGGGCGCCAGATCGATCCCTTCACTGCAGCTGCGCAGGGTCATCTGATTTTGTCTGGCAAGGGCGGCAAAAGCCTGGCCGATTTGAGATCGTTCAGCGGTTGTCACCGCCTGGACATCCCGGAAATTACGGCGGGTCTTTTGATAGAGATCAATAAAGCTGATCACACAGTGATCGGTATAGCCTTTAAGGCTACTGGCCATCCGCTCGAAGCTGTCCAGATGGAAATCCAGAGAATATTTTTCCGAAATAAAAATCGGATCATAGCGCCAACCCACTGCCCGGCTGTCCGACACGGTGGACAGCCGCTTAAATGCCTCGATGACCTGCGCCTGGTCTGGCACATGGGGTTCAATGTCTCGGCCATAGGGGGTGATGGTCACAAACCAAAACTGTTTGAAAGCGCTGATTTCTGACAATCGGTCAAGCATCGGGGCGGGATTTTTGGTGCAAAAGGCCAGACAGTCCACTACCTCCGGCGATAACCGATATTGGATGACCTGTTGGGGATAATAAGGATTGCGAACCAAGACAAAGCCGGCTCGGATGCGATTGTAAAACCATTTACTGTAAAATGCCGGGATATCGGTGCGATTGCCAGTGTTTAGGATCATTGAAACTCCTTTCTGAATGTTGTTCGTGCCAATAACGAAACTGCCATAAGCTTAGTGACCAGTTTCGCACGAAACAATTTTTTCGATTTGATATGTTCTTTTATTTGAGCGATGCCGCCACCATTTCCGGCATCGTGATCCGGCCAGTCAATTGGTATCGGCTACGAATTTCCTCATATAGCCGCTCCATCGGAAAGTTAGTCATTGTTTCATCTAACCGCCATTCCCCGTCCGCCAAGATTAGCCGCACGCCTAGTCCCAACTCCATGGGAGCATAACGCACCGCCCTCGTCATGGCCTCCCCACGATAGCGATAGTCCACCGCCAAATCTCGGATCCGCGCCTGTTCCAGAACAACATCCTTCATGGCCGATG
This window encodes:
- a CDS encoding XRE family transcriptional regulator, with protein sequence MNINLIVGKNIKNIRESKKLTLDAAAKTTGVSRSMLAQIEKGDVNPTISVLWKIAEGYKTSFSSLLNIQSEETMIISAESVIPLIEDDGKYINYPVFPFEEKKLFETYRIEIAPEGKMSSPAHILGTEEYVTVFEGVVEILINDTPHCLKKGDSIRFKADVSHAYRNIGENTAYLSMLIYYADQSI
- a CDS encoding LysE family transporter; this translates as MFNLFNFLTYAVITAITPGPNNIMSMSIARQYGFKRSLPFNFGVFAGFSVVMLICTYFFATLSSVIPMIKAPMILIGAIYMLYLAWITFKSTSKIEESHVSSGFLNGLMLQFINPKVYLYCLISMEVYILPNFSRQPGILFAFALLLALIGFGFTLCWSVFGTLFQRLFSTYARLINTILALLLVYCAIALFFE
- a CDS encoding DUF1848 domain-containing protein, producing MILNTGNRTDIPAFYSKWFYNRIRAGFVLVRNPYYPQQVIQYRLSPEVVDCLAFCTKNPAPMLDRLSEISAFKQFWFVTITPYGRDIEPHVPDQAQVIEAFKRLSTVSDSRAVGWRYDPIFISEKYSLDFHLDSFERMASSLKGYTDHCVISFIDLYQKTRRNFRDVQAVTTAERSQIGQAFAALARQNQMTLRSCSEGIDLAPYGVDCSGCMTQAVLERAIGTSLKVPKNRHTSREGCDCLLGSDIGVYNSCGHGCRYCYANHDDQTVKHNMASHDPNSSFLIGNAMDGDIIKAARQLSYVDGQLSFF